A window from Leptospira meyeri encodes these proteins:
- a CDS encoding rhodanese-like domain-containing protein has translation MKQVLLILLMLVTIPVFSESSKKKKPKSKPVPIENKLIDYGEFKRIVNRSEGERETHRLTEDQFLKLMSEDGVVLLDARSENRFHLLHIRGAINLPFTEFTKESLAEIIPEKKSKILIYCNNNFEGNQEAFAAKSPAASLNLSTYNSLKAYGYESIYELGPLLDVKKTLLPLVSDSQAP, from the coding sequence ATGAAGCAGGTTTTGTTGATTTTACTCATGTTGGTAACAATCCCAGTGTTTTCGGAATCTTCAAAAAAGAAAAAACCAAAATCAAAACCTGTTCCCATAGAAAATAAACTTATTGATTACGGTGAATTCAAAAGAATTGTCAATCGTTCCGAAGGCGAAAGGGAGACACACCGCCTAACAGAAGATCAATTTTTGAAACTTATGTCGGAAGATGGAGTCGTGTTACTAGATGCCCGTAGTGAAAATCGCTTTCATCTTTTGCATATCCGAGGTGCAATCAATCTTCCCTTTACCGAGTTTACAAAAGAGTCTTTGGCAGAAATTATACCAGAAAAAAAATCCAAAATCTTAATTTATTGCAATAACAACTTTGAAGGAAACCAGGAAGCCTTTGCCGCAAAAAGTCCCGCAGCTTCCTTAAACCTTTCTACATATAACTCTCTCAAGGCCTATGGATACGAGTCCATCTATGAATTAGGACCTCTTTTGGATGTAAAAAAAACTCTCCTTCCGCTTGTCAGTGATTCCCAGGCACCTTGA
- a CDS encoding sensor histidine kinase has protein sequence MIQGELLSDIIEAVSNTYGNEFLSRLTLKLASTIGADYTFIAIFDKEKYESKTITLVAKGKIAENIAYSLKDTPCAEVFDNSVCYYPAQVQKNFPDDQLLIEMKIEGYIGSPLLNSKKEVMGLIVGLFETEIQNKDQILTLFQIFSGRIAAELERSEYENRLEQYNHELESLVDKRTSQLKQTLDELKERQNQLIESEKMASLGLLSAGIAHEINNPLNFILGGYFGVREILEGSGLESEKTKLYLDAIKEGVDRTSRIVKGLNQFTRSGDSFEERFDLNEILENCLAMLTHSLRDRIEVQKELVSQPLLVEGNSGKIHQVFLNILTNAIQAMEGDFGILGIQSYEEGSFAIIVITDSGVGIRDEHLNLIRNPFFSTKEPGKGVGLGLSIAYKIIKDHKGLIEIESEWRKGTKFLIKLPKPK, from the coding sequence ATGATCCAAGGTGAACTACTTTCTGATATCATCGAAGCCGTTTCCAACACATATGGGAATGAGTTTCTTAGTCGACTCACACTCAAACTAGCTTCCACAATTGGGGCAGATTATACATTTATTGCCATCTTCGATAAGGAAAAATACGAATCAAAAACAATAACCCTTGTCGCAAAAGGTAAGATCGCAGAAAACATAGCTTATTCTTTAAAAGATACACCTTGTGCGGAAGTGTTTGATAATTCAGTGTGTTATTACCCTGCACAGGTTCAAAAAAATTTTCCTGATGACCAACTTCTGATCGAAATGAAAATTGAAGGATACATTGGTTCCCCATTGCTCAATTCCAAAAAAGAAGTGATGGGGCTCATTGTTGGATTGTTTGAAACAGAAATCCAAAACAAAGACCAAATTTTGACTTTGTTTCAAATTTTTTCCGGTAGGATTGCTGCTGAATTAGAAAGGTCAGAATATGAAAACCGTTTGGAACAGTATAACCATGAGTTAGAATCGTTGGTAGACAAAAGGACAAGTCAACTAAAACAAACATTAGATGAGTTAAAAGAAAGGCAAAACCAACTCATCGAATCGGAAAAAATGGCAAGTCTTGGACTTTTGTCGGCAGGGATTGCACATGAAATCAATAATCCGCTTAACTTTATTTTAGGTGGTTACTTTGGTGTTCGGGAGATTTTAGAAGGTTCTGGTTTAGAGTCAGAAAAAACAAAATTATACTTAGATGCCATTAAGGAAGGAGTCGATCGTACGTCTCGAATTGTCAAAGGCCTTAACCAGTTCACTCGCAGTGGGGATTCTTTTGAAGAACGTTTTGATTTAAATGAGATTTTAGAAAACTGCCTTGCAATGTTAACCCATTCCCTTCGGGATCGGATTGAGGTTCAAAAGGAATTAGTTTCGCAACCTCTTTTAGTCGAAGGAAATTCAGGAAAGATTCACCAAGTTTTTTTGAACATACTCACAAATGCCATCCAAGCTATGGAAGGAGATTTTGGGATCTTGGGAATCCAATCTTACGAAGAGGGTTCTTTTGCAATCATCGTCATTACCGATTCAGGAGTGGGTATCCGTGACGAACACTTAAACCTGATTCGAAATCCATTTTTTTCAACCAAAGAGCCAGGTAAAGGTGTCGGTCTTGGACTTTCCATTGCCTACAAAATTATCAAAGATCATAAAGGTTTGATTGAGATAGAATCTGAATGGAGAAAAGGGACAAAGTTTTTAATCAAACTTCCTAAACCAAAATGA